One window from the genome of Metabacillus flavus encodes:
- the recJ gene encoding single-stranded-DNA-specific exonuclease RecJ, protein MLKPKARWSVKDADAVKAEKLANSLNISNLVASLLVNRGIEEPEAAKAFLYMEHQEFHDPFLMNGMEQAAARIKSAVENKEKICVYGDYDADGVTSTVVMLETLQQIGADADFYIPNRFTEGYGPNKEAFLKQKEAGVSLIITVDTGISAVDEAEYAKEIGVDLIITDHHEAGPVLPDALALVHPKLPGSGYPFKELAGVGVALKVSNALLGTVQDSFLELAAIGTIADLVSLHGENRLIAFKGIELLKKTNRPGIKALLQKASSKDSQLSEETVGFAIAPRINAVGRLQSADPAVELLRTADSQKAAELAAEIDSLNRERQKIVQDIAQEAIEMAETLYPPAEYPVLVLANKGWNPGVVGIVASKLVEKFYRPAIILCLDEEGVKAKGSARSIAGFDLFKNLSECRELLPHFGGHPMAAGMTLAAEDIDELRERLNMLAKDQLKEEDFIPLTKVDLSCRLEEVSLSTIEEMNLLAPFGMNNPKPVVMIEDLTVTGMRKIGSNQNHLKLTLEQDASQVDCVGFGFGYLHDEISPVSKVSVVGQLSVNEWNNFRKPQFMLQDAAVEGWQLFDHRGARQLKTILERIPNSKAQLIAFKEATRQQLIKDGAASDCLHVQSTEEAEKTNLNGRYAVFMDVPDDLDLLTALFVQGVPERIYAFFLQTEDHFFSTLPTREHFKWFYGFLAKRDSFDLKRHSAELAKHKGWTADTIDFMSKVFFELDFVTITNGLISINRQGGKRDLSESIAYKKKKDQMELENRLLYSSYRELLELFGERISRFSKPVQV, encoded by the coding sequence ATGTTAAAACCTAAAGCCCGATGGTCCGTCAAAGATGCGGATGCCGTTAAGGCAGAAAAGCTGGCAAACAGCTTGAATATCTCGAATTTGGTTGCTTCTCTGCTTGTGAACAGAGGAATTGAAGAACCCGAAGCTGCAAAAGCATTTTTATATATGGAACATCAGGAATTTCATGATCCTTTTTTAATGAATGGAATGGAACAAGCTGCTGCAAGAATAAAAAGTGCAGTTGAAAACAAAGAAAAGATCTGTGTGTACGGTGATTATGACGCAGATGGTGTAACCTCAACCGTTGTAATGCTGGAAACGCTTCAGCAAATAGGAGCTGATGCAGACTTCTACATACCGAACCGGTTTACAGAGGGGTATGGTCCGAATAAAGAGGCATTTCTTAAACAGAAAGAAGCAGGTGTTTCGCTGATTATCACAGTCGATACCGGAATTTCGGCTGTAGATGAGGCAGAGTATGCAAAAGAAATTGGAGTAGATTTAATTATCACCGATCATCATGAAGCAGGTCCGGTTTTGCCTGATGCGCTCGCCCTTGTGCATCCAAAGCTGCCTGGGAGCGGATATCCTTTCAAGGAGCTTGCGGGAGTCGGGGTTGCATTGAAGGTCTCCAATGCCCTCCTTGGGACCGTCCAGGATTCATTTCTTGAACTGGCGGCCATTGGGACGATCGCTGATTTAGTATCCCTGCATGGAGAAAATCGGCTGATTGCTTTTAAAGGCATTGAATTATTGAAAAAGACGAATCGTCCCGGGATTAAAGCTTTGCTTCAGAAGGCATCCTCGAAGGACAGCCAGCTTTCCGAAGAAACGGTCGGCTTTGCGATTGCTCCGAGAATTAACGCTGTCGGAAGACTTCAATCAGCTGACCCTGCGGTAGAATTGCTGCGCACAGCTGATTCTCAAAAAGCTGCGGAACTTGCCGCGGAAATTGACAGTCTCAACCGCGAAAGGCAAAAAATTGTGCAGGATATCGCTCAAGAGGCAATAGAGATGGCTGAAACGCTCTATCCTCCTGCGGAATATCCCGTTCTTGTCCTTGCGAATAAAGGATGGAATCCCGGTGTAGTAGGGATTGTTGCTTCGAAGCTTGTGGAGAAATTTTACCGGCCGGCTATCATTCTATGTTTGGATGAAGAAGGAGTAAAAGCAAAGGGGTCAGCAAGAAGCATTGCCGGGTTTGACCTTTTTAAAAATCTTTCGGAATGCCGTGAATTGCTTCCTCATTTCGGGGGGCACCCGATGGCGGCAGGAATGACTCTTGCTGCAGAGGATATAGACGAGCTCCGGGAAAGACTGAACATGCTGGCGAAAGATCAGCTTAAAGAGGAAGATTTCATTCCTTTAACGAAGGTTGATTTGTCCTGCAGATTAGAAGAGGTGAGCCTTTCAACGATTGAGGAAATGAATTTGCTCGCTCCATTCGGAATGAACAATCCCAAGCCCGTTGTGATGATCGAGGATTTAACGGTAACCGGGATGAGGAAAATCGGCTCGAATCAGAATCATCTGAAGCTTACCCTTGAACAGGATGCCTCCCAGGTGGACTGCGTAGGATTCGGTTTTGGGTATTTGCATGACGAGATTTCGCCCGTGTCCAAAGTGTCTGTCGTTGGCCAGCTTTCCGTGAATGAATGGAACAATTTCCGCAAGCCTCAATTTATGCTGCAGGATGCCGCAGTCGAAGGATGGCAGTTATTCGATCATCGCGGTGCCCGCCAGCTGAAAACGATTTTGGAACGGATACCAAATTCTAAAGCTCAGCTGATTGCCTTTAAAGAAGCAACGCGGCAGCAGCTTATCAAGGATGGGGCTGCATCTGATTGCCTTCATGTTCAAAGTACTGAAGAGGCGGAAAAAACAAATCTTAATGGCCGGTATGCTGTGTTTATGGATGTGCCTGACGACCTTGATTTACTCACAGCTTTATTTGTCCAAGGCGTGCCGGAAAGAATTTATGCTTTTTTCCTCCAGACAGAGGATCACTTTTTCTCCACGCTTCCGACACGGGAGCATTTTAAATGGTTTTATGGATTCCTTGCAAAAAGAGACAGTTTTGACTTGAAAAGGCACAGTGCGGAGCTTGCGAAGCATAAAGGCTGGACAGCAGATACGATAGATTTTATGTCTAAGGTGTTTTTTGAGCTGGATTTTGTTACAATAACTAATGGTCTGATTTCGATTAATCGACAAGGTGGAAAACGCGATTTAAGTGAATCGATTGCCTATAAAAAGAAAAAAGATCAAATGGAGCTGGAAAACAGGCTGCTGTATTCCTCTTACCGTGAATTACTCGAGTTGTTTGGTGAACGGATAAGCAGATTTTCTAAGCCTGTTCAAGTTTGA
- a CDS encoding histidine phosphatase family protein — protein MKITIIRHYRVDCPPKKMMTSKEFSEWCFSYDHSPLCEPNNMKRSETWDSCHSSNMTRASETAASLYGQPHITPSLREIPLSPFVQTSFRLPYLLWIVFGRLAWFFSHSSQSETRKQTADRADQYISELESQNSRHVLVVSHGFFISVLTSRLLKHGYTGKRAIRLRNGEEIVFVKELI, from the coding sequence ATGAAAATAACTATTATCAGACATTATAGAGTAGATTGTCCCCCTAAAAAAATGATGACATCGAAAGAGTTTTCTGAATGGTGCTTCAGCTACGATCATTCACCTCTTTGCGAACCGAATAACATGAAGCGTTCAGAAACCTGGGACAGCTGCCACTCAAGCAATATGACAAGAGCCTCCGAAACCGCCGCTTCCCTCTACGGTCAGCCTCACATAACCCCAAGCTTGAGGGAAATTCCGCTTTCCCCTTTTGTTCAGACATCTTTCAGGCTTCCATATCTCCTATGGATTGTCTTCGGAAGGCTCGCCTGGTTTTTCTCTCATTCTTCTCAAAGTGAAACCAGGAAGCAGACAGCTGATCGGGCAGATCAATACATCTCTGAGCTGGAATCCCAAAACAGCCGGCATGTACTTGTTGTGTCCCACGGATTCTTCATCTCAGTATTAACAAGCAGACTGCTTAAACACGGTTATACAGGAAAAAGAGCCATCCGCCTGAGAAATGGGGAGGAGATTGTTTTTGTGAAGGAGCTTATTTAA
- a CDS encoding ROK family protein: MECAIGLDIGGSKVAAGLVFESGKCGSVTTRPSAPSSEAEMYERVKDCVGEVIAKSDIQWERIAGIGAGSPGLIDREKGLALFSNNLPWRSFPLAKKLQEDFGMPVLLDNDVCMAAYAEWVHIGRNRNETFVFMTVSTGIACSIIHNGAFFRGAGMAGEIGMNVEEEDGDGTFIYRTLEEVASGSAISEKVKAYSGKIEEQKMELFDYLLAGEQAKETEKIIARLAKSVYSIICTIDPHRIVLGGGVINRNRRLAAEIFHTLDGYRSLRNEPISKRISASALKDTAGLTGAGLMLLHSLEK, encoded by the coding sequence ATGGAGTGCGCGATTGGACTGGATATTGGCGGATCCAAAGTGGCGGCAGGACTCGTATTTGAGTCAGGGAAATGCGGTTCAGTAACGACTCGCCCTTCTGCACCGTCCAGCGAAGCAGAAATGTATGAGCGGGTAAAGGATTGTGTTGGGGAAGTCATCGCCAAATCTGATATTCAATGGGAGCGTATTGCAGGAATTGGAGCTGGCTCTCCTGGATTAATTGATAGGGAAAAAGGGCTTGCTCTGTTTTCCAATAACCTTCCCTGGAGGAGCTTTCCTCTGGCAAAAAAACTTCAGGAAGACTTCGGGATGCCGGTCCTCCTCGATAACGATGTATGCATGGCAGCTTACGCGGAGTGGGTTCATATCGGCAGGAATCGAAACGAAACTTTTGTGTTTATGACGGTAAGCACAGGCATTGCGTGCAGCATTATTCATAACGGAGCTTTTTTTAGAGGGGCAGGAATGGCCGGAGAAATTGGAATGAATGTGGAGGAAGAGGACGGAGACGGCACTTTTATTTATAGGACCCTGGAAGAGGTAGCTTCTGGATCAGCTATTTCCGAAAAGGTGAAAGCATACAGCGGGAAAATAGAGGAGCAGAAAATGGAGCTGTTTGATTACCTTCTTGCAGGAGAGCAGGCAAAGGAAACGGAGAAGATAATTGCCCGTTTGGCCAAATCAGTTTATTCCATTATTTGTACGATTGATCCGCACCGGATTGTGCTTGGGGGCGGCGTTATTAACCGGAATCGCAGGCTTGCTGCTGAAATTTTCCATACTCTGGATGGTTATCGATCGCTTCGGAATGAACCGATTTCAAAGCGGATATCAGCAAGTGCTTTAAAAGATACCGCCGGCTTAACAGGAGCGGGTCTTATGCTGCTGCATTCTCTTGAAAAATAA
- a CDS encoding SIS domain-containing protein — MESFTLNEINDQGTIIEKTFFAVDNLSFEALNPGTILLFTGCGTSYYLAHSAAKYYQKITGRPAAAVPASELILCPDEVLAKDAVYRIAVISRSGTTSEAVEAVNKVRDRKNVSVMAVTCNEDSPLCISCDEAIVLSHVNEKSVVMTQSFSAMLYALQLYAAHNANDPAAWNELKALPGKMKEALNLSEKVKNFSESIEWENVIYLGSGIYNGIAKEATLKLKEMTQTVCESYCSLEFRHGPISIAGNKTAVILIGSSSTLKYDLPLLEDCRKLGAEVYYLGPVLSSEDREKVTESFVLPNGAADHHLVLAMPYVQKIAYYRACLLGLNPDLPKNLTQVVHIPI, encoded by the coding sequence ATGGAAAGCTTTACGCTGAACGAGATCAATGATCAGGGAACTATAATTGAAAAAACGTTTTTTGCAGTGGATAATCTATCATTTGAAGCACTGAACCCAGGAACGATTCTTCTTTTTACCGGCTGCGGAACCTCTTATTATCTAGCGCACAGTGCAGCAAAATATTATCAGAAAATAACGGGCAGACCTGCAGCAGCTGTTCCGGCGTCCGAGCTGATTTTGTGTCCTGATGAAGTATTGGCGAAGGATGCCGTTTATAGAATTGCGGTCATTTCAAGATCCGGTACGACATCTGAGGCTGTAGAAGCTGTGAACAAGGTTCGGGACAGGAAAAATGTATCAGTCATGGCAGTAACGTGCAATGAAGATTCCCCTCTATGTATAAGCTGTGATGAAGCCATTGTTCTGTCTCATGTGAATGAAAAGAGTGTGGTGATGACGCAAAGCTTTTCTGCCATGCTGTATGCTCTGCAGCTCTATGCCGCGCATAACGCCAATGACCCGGCTGCATGGAACGAATTGAAAGCTCTTCCTGGAAAAATGAAAGAAGCTTTAAATCTGTCAGAAAAGGTGAAAAATTTTTCTGAGAGTATAGAATGGGAAAACGTGATTTATTTAGGCAGCGGTATATACAACGGCATAGCAAAGGAAGCCACGCTAAAACTGAAGGAAATGACCCAGACTGTATGCGAAAGCTATTGCTCTTTAGAATTCCGGCACGGCCCGATTTCCATAGCCGGCAACAAAACAGCGGTCATTCTCATTGGCTCCTCTTCAACATTGAAATATGATCTGCCGCTCCTGGAGGATTGCAGGAAACTTGGAGCAGAAGTGTATTATCTTGGACCGGTCCTTTCTTCAGAGGACAGGGAGAAGGTAACGGAATCATTTGTCTTACCTAATGGAGCAGCGGATCACCATTTAGTCCTTGCAATGCCTTATGTACAGAAAATAGCTTATTACCGGGCATGCTTACTAGGCCTTAATCCGGATCTCCCCAAAAATTTAACACAGGTGGTTCATATTCCGATTTGA